One region of Cottoperca gobio chromosome 19, fCotGob3.1, whole genome shotgun sequence genomic DNA includes:
- the klhl11 gene encoding kelch-like protein 11 — MSVFECLFTCVIYAYELFPKIQSLNLPLSLSHCGMAAAAEAPEDRSSCAQGALTGDGEPEEAEDFTCSAYCSELSRRQNEQRKSGLFCDVTLVFSSGVVSEEERVQTLSAHRSVLSAASQYFTLLLGGQFSESLSGRVELKEWSSATGPDPETVESVIQFMYTGQIRVTTANVHEVLELADRFLLPQLKNFCGEFLMKKLNLSNCVAVHSLAHMYTLDQLALGAAKTIRRNFHKIISNEEFFTLPFHLVRDWLSDSGITVDSEQELFEAIVKWVRQNADEREKQFEELFSLLRLPQISPTYLTRVVRKEPLVANNAACQQLVSDALEVHAVHFENLKSADLELCASYMASIQPRLGQNMDVIMVVGGVSEGGDYLSECVGYFVAEDRWVNLPHIHNHLDGHAIAVTDSHVYVAGSMEPGFAKTVERFNPNLNTWEQVSSLTTRKHSFGLTCVKDLLYSIGGHGNFSPGFKDVTVYEPEQDEWHNLEPAPKILRDVKTVSVEDRYIYVMARTPVDMDNEDGLSTVTTRYDAETHKWQEVDSLPLIDNYCSFQMAVASTNFYHTASCCAKSYKVTLETAQQKISKNISDDILDSLPPEVISMEGAAVCYLDEDIFIIGGWRNCSNMDKQYRKEAYRYCAERKRWMLLPPLPQPRCRAAACHMRIPYHYLHGCQHYPMPQNLARQRDRMQQMQQLHRRTLTLRRQLQSQIEC, encoded by the exons ATGTCAGtttttgaatgtttatttaCGTGTGTTATATATGCTTATGAGTTGTTCCCAAAGATACAGAGCCTCAATTTGCCTCTTAGTCTATCCCACTGCGGTATGGCAGCGGCAGCAGAAGCGCCAGAGGACCGGAGCAGCTGCGCACAGGGCGCGCTAACAGGTGACGGGGAACCTGAGGAGGCCGAGGACTTTACCTGCTCTGCCTACTGCTCAGAGCTCTCCCGGCGGCAGAACGAGCAGAGGAAGTCGGGGCTGTTTTGCGACGTGACCCTAGTCTTCAGCTCCGGTGTGGTGTCTGAGGAGGAGAGGGTCCAGACCTTATCCGCCCACCGCTCAGTGTTATCCGCGGCGTCGCAGTACTTCACGCTGCTGCTGGGCGGACAGTTTTCGGAGTCTCTGTCAGGGCGAGTGGAGCTCAAAGAATGGAGCTCGGCAACCGGACCCGACCCAGAAACAGTAGAGAGTGTCATACAGTTCATGTACACAGGACAAATCAGGGTAACCACTGCCAATGTGCATGAAGTGTTGGAACTGGCTGACAG GTTCCTGTTGCCGCAGCTGAAGAACTTCTGTGGAGAGTTCCTGATGAAGAAGTTGAACTTATCCAACTGTGTAGCAGTGCACAGCCTCGCCCACATGTACACCTTGGACCAGCTGGCCCTGGGAGCCGCCAAGACAATTAGAAGAAACTTCCACAAAATAATCAGCAACGAGGAATTCTTCACATTGCCATTTCACCTGGTGCGGGACTGGCTGTCAGACTCGGGAATCACTGTGGATTCTGAACAGGAGTTGTTTGAGGCCATAGTAAAATGGGTGCGCCAAAAcgcagacgagagagagaagcaatTTGAGGAGCTGTTCAGTCTTTTACGGCTGCCTCAGATTTCTCCTACCTACCTGACACGGGTGGTGAGGAAGGAGCCCTTAGTGGCAAACAATGCAGCCTGTCAACAACTGGTGTCTGACGCCCTCGAGGTCCACGCTGTTCACTTTGAGAACCTCAAGTCAGCTGATTTAGAGCTCTGTGCCTCCTACATGGCCTCAATCCAGCCTCGTCTAGGCCAGAACATGGACGTAATCATGGTAGTGGGTGGTGTTTCAGAAGGTGGAGACTAtctgagtgagtgtgtgggCTACTTTGTTGCTGAGGACCGTTGGGTAAACCTGCCACACATTCACAACCACCTCGACGGACATGCTATTGCAGTCACTGACAGCCATGTTTATGTGGCAGGCTCCATGGAGCCGGGCTTCGCCAAGACGGTGGAGCGCTTCAACCCCAACCTCAACACCTGGGAGCAGGTCAGCAGCCTGACCACCCGCAAGCACTCCTTCGGCCTCACGTGTGTCAAAGACTTGCTCTACAGCATCGGTGGTCATGGCAACTTCAGTCCAGGCTTTAAGGATGTTACTGTCTACGAGCCTGAGCAGGACGAGTGGCACAATCTCGAGCCAGCACCCAAGATACTGCGAGATGTAAAAACGGTGAGCGTAGAGGACCGCTACATCTACGTGATGGCCAGGACTCCTGTAGACATGGATAATGAGGACGGACTGAGCACTGTGACCACCCGCTACGATGCAGAGACTCACAAGTGGCAGGAAGTGGACTCCTTACCGCTTATTGATAATTACTGTAGTTTTCAAATGGCTGTTGCATCCACTAACTTCTACCACACAGCTTCTTGTTGCGCAAAGAGCTACAAGGTAACACTTGAGACTGCTCAGcagaaaataagcaaaaataTCTCTGACGACATCCTCGACAGCCTGCCTCCAGAGGTCATTAGCATGGAGGGTGCGGCTGTTTGCTACCTGGATGAAGACATATTCATCATTGGCGGCTGGAGGAACTGCAGCAACATGGACAAGCAGTACCGCAAGGAGGCCTACCGTTACTGTGCTGAGAGGAAGCGCTGGATGCTGCTGCCCCCCTTACCTCAGCCACGCTGCAGAGCCGCAGCCTGTCACATGCGCATCCCGTACCATTATCTGCACGGCTGCCAGCACTACCCCATGCCCCAGAACCTGGCTCGCCAGCGAGACCGCATGCAGCAGATGCAGCAGCTCCATCGACGCACCCTCACTCTGCGCAGACAGCTGCAGTCTCAAATCGAATGTTGA